CACAGAGGAGATCTGTCCGCACGGCGTGCTTGCTTTCCGCATATAGTACGTTGTCCGAGACGGAAAATCGGATAAGCATCACCCGTTCCTGCTGCGTCGACGGTTCCCCATATCTGGTCGCAGGAAACTCAAGGCCTTGTTCGGGTAGTCGTTGATCGAGTTCCACCAGGACGGAGACCGAACCGTGCTCACTGAACTTGATGGCGTTCGCAAGCAAATTGCTGAGGATCTGTTGCAGCCTTGCCGGGTCGCCGCACAGGCTGCCGGGCACGTCCTCGGCGATCCGTGAAGTCAGCAACAAACCTTTCCGTTGTGCTCGTTCTCCAAAGAGGGCCAGAATACGGTCTAGAAATGTGGGCAAGTCGAAGTCCAGCAATTCAAGCGACAGTTTCCCGGATTCGATTTTGGAGAAGTCCAGAATGTCGTTGATGATGACCATCAAGGCATCGCCCGATGAACGGATCGTCTGAGCGCAGTCAAGCTGTTCGGCGGTAAGGGGCGTGTCCAGCAACCAATCGGTCATGCCCAGGACGCCGTTCATGGGGGTACGGATTTCGTGACTCATGGTGGCGAGAAATTCGGATTTGAGTCGGGCGCCCTCAATCGCGGCATCGCGGGCTTGCGTGAGCGTGGCCTGGCTCTCCCGAAGTTCCTGGAGCACCTGGTCGGCGCGCACCATATAACGAATCCTGTGGGTCAGCAGCATCGCATTCAGTGGTTTGACGATAAAATCGGTCGCGCCGGCATCGTAGGCCTTCGTAATCGATTCAAAATCGTCCAGTCCGGTCATGATAAGAATGGGGGTAT
The sequence above is a segment of the Nitrospira sp. genome. Coding sequences within it:
- a CDS encoding response regulator produces the protein MNPLTPGRAPYALITDDDIIIRMFAREALEQAGWVVEEAQNGIETCELFQKCPPDVVLLDVMMPGMDGFATCAALRRLPGGEHTPILIMTGLDDFESITKAYDAGATDFIVKPLNAMLLTHRIRYMVRADQVLQELRESQATLTQARDAAIEGARLKSEFLATMSHEIRTPMNGVLGMTDWLLDTPLTAEQLDCAQTIRSSGDALMVIINDILDFSKIESGKLSLELLDFDLPTFLDRILALFGERAQRKGLLLTSRIAEDVPGSLCGDPARLQQILSNLLANAIKFSEHGSVSVLVELDQRLPEQGLEFPATRYGEPSTQQERVMLIRFSVSDNVLYAESKHAVRTDLLC